A window of the Streptomyces luomodiensis genome harbors these coding sequences:
- a CDS encoding pyridoxamine 5'-phosphate oxidase family protein produces MTSTQPTADDATRAIAALLREEEIGAVAVLDEDGFPSAAMMHFVGDGLTAYLHTFTYTRKYANILRDGRVSYTLAHMPADGFAGRTEARHVQVTGRARFLEDPQEIERVLRLSYEQFAWLKDSDMYENFRRTGVRLRQVFFRVDPVHGVWQDNRVRMMFRTKVRFSDDGKRVSELTAYPMTGPSVPSMRGES; encoded by the coding sequence ATGACATCCACCCAACCCACCGCGGACGACGCGACGCGGGCCATTGCCGCCTTGCTGCGCGAGGAGGAGATCGGAGCAGTCGCGGTCCTGGACGAGGACGGCTTTCCCTCGGCCGCGATGATGCACTTCGTCGGGGACGGGCTGACGGCCTACCTGCACACCTTCACCTACACGCGCAAGTACGCGAACATCCTGCGCGACGGAAGGGTGAGCTACACCTTGGCCCACATGCCCGCCGACGGCTTCGCCGGCCGTACCGAGGCGCGACACGTACAGGTCACAGGGCGGGCGCGTTTCCTCGAGGACCCCCAGGAGATCGAGCGCGTCCTGCGGCTCAGCTACGAGCAGTTCGCCTGGCTCAAGGACTCCGACATGTACGAGAACTTCCGGAGGACTGGGGTGCGGCTGCGCCAGGTCTTCTTCCGCGTGGACCCCGTCCACGGCGTATGGCAGGACAACCGGGTCCGGATGATGTTCCGCACCAAGGTCCGCTTCAGTGACGACGGTAAGCGGGTGAGCGAACTGACCGCCTATCCCATGACCGGCCCCTCCGTACCTTCCATGCGTGGGGAGTCCTGA
- a CDS encoding antibiotic biosynthesis monooxygenase family protein: protein MIQLNDLDRSTPFLAQLQGPDDGRPVTLINTFLAPEGQVDEVIDVWRQDSLIMKAQPGFVSAQLYRGTADSRVLTNVAVWETLTSLKDAFAREEFQDTLTLYPDGSLSQPVVTRAVAVPGVCVA from the coding sequence ATGATCCAGCTCAACGATCTCGACCGCTCGACCCCCTTCCTGGCACAGCTGCAGGGGCCGGACGACGGCCGGCCCGTCACCCTCATCAACACCTTCCTCGCTCCCGAAGGGCAGGTCGACGAGGTCATCGACGTCTGGCGCCAGGACTCCCTGATCATGAAGGCGCAGCCCGGGTTCGTCTCAGCGCAGCTGTACCGCGGCACCGCGGACAGCCGCGTCCTGACGAACGTGGCGGTCTGGGAGACGCTGACCTCCCTCAAGGACGCCTTCGCGCGCGAGGAGTTCCAGGACACGCTCACGCTCTACCCGGACGGCTCGTTGTCGCAGCCGGTCGTCACGCGTGCCGTGGCGGTCCCGGGAGTGTGTGTCGCATGA
- a CDS encoding IclR family transcriptional regulator: MTGRTSDTAAPTGQYRERNSTADRALDILGLFSESKLSVSGQEVATALGTARSTAYRYLQSLVRTDFLEEDPGGGFRLGMRVLELARLARRGYGLSEVALPVMERLRDTVGETVLLTRRAGGAAICVERCEAHHPVRISYERGSVLPANAGASALALLAWLPEQQCRELLAAQRLQRFTARTITDIDVLMERLAQIREDGHSVSRGELDVDILGIAAPVHGPSTGVIAAVSVAALEHRVPDRRLGEVVAAVRRAAEDISGQLAVVGD; encoded by the coding sequence ATGACAGGACGCACGTCAGACACGGCTGCTCCGACTGGGCAGTACCGGGAGCGCAACTCCACCGCGGACCGGGCGCTGGACATCCTCGGGCTGTTCTCGGAGAGCAAGCTCTCCGTTTCCGGCCAGGAAGTGGCCACCGCCCTGGGCACTGCTCGCTCGACCGCGTACCGCTACCTGCAGAGCCTGGTCAGGACCGACTTCCTCGAGGAGGACCCCGGGGGTGGTTTCCGGCTGGGCATGCGCGTCCTGGAGCTGGCTCGCCTGGCGCGGCGCGGGTACGGTCTCTCGGAGGTCGCCCTGCCGGTGATGGAGCGGCTGCGTGACACGGTCGGTGAGACGGTGCTGCTGACCCGCCGCGCTGGAGGAGCCGCGATATGCGTGGAACGCTGCGAGGCGCACCACCCGGTGCGGATCTCCTACGAACGCGGAAGTGTGCTCCCGGCCAATGCCGGCGCCTCCGCCCTGGCACTGCTGGCGTGGCTGCCCGAACAGCAGTGCCGTGAGCTGTTGGCCGCCCAGCGCCTGCAGCGGTTCACCGCACGCACGATCACGGACATCGACGTGCTGATGGAACGGCTCGCCCAGATCCGCGAGGACGGGCACAGTGTCAGCCGGGGCGAACTCGACGTGGACATTCTCGGCATCGCGGCCCCGGTGCACGGACCTTCCACAGGCGTGATCGCCGCCGTGAGCGTCGCCGCGCTCGAACACCGCGTTCCCGACCGTCGGCTCGGCGAGGTGGTCGCGGCGGTCCGTCGCGCCGCCGAGGACATCAGCGGCCAGTTGGCCGTTGTCGGCGACTGA
- a CDS encoding ABC transporter ATP-binding protein: MAPQLPPSGVPVTPDRAGARLSLEGVGRRYGDRWVLKDLDLEVEPGSFVSFLGPSGAGKSTLLRIVAGLERPSSGTARLHGSGPRPPMARMMFQEDRLLPWRSAEDNVLLGVRGRREEARALLNAVGLADRGDAWPSALSGGQRQRVALARALLHHPELLLLDEPFGALDAITRIAMQRLLERMWLDQPRTVLLVTHDVEEALVLSDRVLVLADGSVGRDLPIDLPRGDRRGHPRLVSWKEELLRDLVEPASAAPGAA, from the coding sequence ATGGCACCCCAACTACCGCCGTCCGGGGTCCCGGTGACCCCCGACCGGGCAGGGGCCCGGCTGTCGCTGGAGGGGGTGGGGAGGCGGTACGGCGACCGCTGGGTGCTGAAGGACCTCGACCTGGAGGTGGAACCCGGTTCGTTCGTCTCCTTCCTCGGGCCCAGCGGCGCGGGCAAGAGCACCCTGCTGCGGATCGTCGCCGGACTGGAGCGGCCGAGCTCGGGAACCGCCCGGCTGCACGGATCCGGACCGCGGCCGCCCATGGCACGGATGATGTTCCAGGAGGACCGGCTGCTGCCCTGGCGCAGCGCCGAGGACAACGTCCTGCTGGGTGTCCGGGGCCGCAGGGAGGAGGCGCGTGCCCTGCTGAACGCCGTGGGACTGGCCGACCGGGGTGATGCCTGGCCCTCCGCGCTCTCCGGCGGGCAGCGGCAGCGCGTCGCCCTGGCCCGCGCCCTGCTGCACCACCCCGAACTGCTCCTCCTGGACGAGCCGTTCGGCGCCCTGGACGCGATCACCCGGATCGCGATGCAGCGGCTCCTGGAGCGCATGTGGCTGGACCAGCCGCGCACCGTCCTGCTGGTCACCCATGACGTGGAGGAGGCGCTGGTGCTCTCCGACCGCGTACTGGTACTGGCCGACGGCTCGGTCGGCCGCGATCTGCCGATCGACCTGCCCCGGGGGGACAGGCGCGGCCACCCCCGCCTCGTCTCCTGGAAGGAGGAACTCCTCAGGGATCTGGTCGAACCCGCTTCCGCCGCCCCCGGCGCCGCCTGA
- a CDS encoding DUF6098 family protein, with the protein MPGQTLPTYTALHQLVELIEEGPPVFVRWSRGPQTDLGEGSPVSRDGLTGTKMPGLSANPLVFEEWAKDLPTALWVARRLCDYIHLREQDQGPDDVHPWVLKGEEIGRGPDNEPLVRDVRPVAWIADSVIAEAEEVVARQRGAWGPLHRPTRYTHGEDDG; encoded by the coding sequence ATGCCAGGCCAGACGCTTCCCACCTACACCGCTCTGCACCAGCTCGTGGAGCTGATCGAGGAGGGTCCCCCGGTCTTCGTCCGCTGGTCCCGAGGGCCCCAGACGGACCTGGGGGAAGGGAGCCCGGTCAGCCGGGACGGGCTCACTGGTACGAAGATGCCGGGCCTGTCGGCCAACCCCCTGGTCTTCGAGGAATGGGCGAAGGACCTGCCCACCGCGCTGTGGGTGGCCCGGCGGCTGTGCGACTACATCCACCTCCGGGAGCAGGACCAGGGCCCCGACGATGTCCACCCCTGGGTGCTCAAGGGGGAGGAGATCGGCCGGGGCCCGGACAACGAACCCCTGGTACGCGATGTACGGCCGGTCGCCTGGATCGCCGACAGCGTGATCGCCGAAGCCGAGGAGGTGGTGGCCCGCCAGCGCGGCGCGTGGGGGCCATTGCACCGACCGACCCGGTACACACACGGCGAAGACGACGGGTGA
- a CDS encoding 2Fe-2S iron-sulfur cluster-binding protein encodes MTFVGADGSARQCSGTAGESLMRAAVRTGIREILAECGGIAACATCHCYVEPPWDQRLDPRSDVEEAMLEAALDPTEFSRLSCQITLSPALDGLVVRLPADQIR; translated from the coding sequence GTGACCTTCGTGGGAGCGGACGGCTCCGCCCGTCAGTGCTCCGGAACAGCCGGAGAGAGCCTGATGCGGGCGGCCGTACGTACGGGCATCCGGGAAATCCTGGCCGAGTGCGGCGGCATCGCCGCATGTGCGACCTGCCACTGTTACGTCGAACCACCATGGGATCAGCGGTTGGACCCCCGGTCGGACGTGGAGGAGGCCATGCTGGAAGCAGCACTGGATCCGACCGAGTTCAGTCGGCTGAGCTGTCAGATCACCCTCTCCCCCGCTCTGGACGGACTGGTCGTACGGCTACCCGCCGACCAGATCCGATGA
- a CDS encoding TetR/AcrR family transcriptional regulator codes for MPEETARPGRATARTAAIIKATHELLHEVGYERLSIDAVAARAGASKTTIYRRWDDKCALVCAALLDRSASVTELSSAARDLREDLIALTALVAKLAAREDVPGFVSLLAAAQKEPAIADVLGRGALAPMRRNCRDVVQRAIGRGELDDAELSDVLFDLVLGHALARGVVQRKTLSADDQQFFVDRVLLPVLMSHGKPAPPITG; via the coding sequence ATGCCCGAGGAAACAGCACGTCCCGGCCGCGCCACGGCACGGACGGCGGCGATCATCAAGGCCACGCACGAGCTGCTGCACGAAGTGGGCTATGAGCGATTGTCGATCGACGCGGTGGCGGCTCGGGCCGGCGCCAGCAAGACCACCATTTATCGACGCTGGGACGACAAATGCGCCTTGGTCTGCGCGGCGCTGCTCGACCGCTCCGCATCCGTCACAGAGCTGTCTTCCGCGGCCCGGGACCTGCGCGAGGACCTCATCGCGCTGACGGCTCTGGTGGCCAAGCTGGCTGCCCGGGAGGACGTTCCCGGTTTCGTGAGCCTCCTGGCGGCGGCGCAGAAGGAGCCTGCCATCGCCGACGTTCTGGGAAGGGGAGCCCTCGCCCCGATGCGCCGCAACTGTCGAGATGTCGTGCAGCGCGCCATCGGCCGGGGCGAACTCGACGACGCCGAGCTGTCCGATGTGCTGTTCGACTTGGTCCTGGGGCACGCGCTCGCGCGTGGGGTGGTCCAACGGAAGACACTCTCCGCTGACGACCAGCAGTTCTTCGTGGACAGGGTGCTGCTGCCCGTACTGATGTCGCACGGAAAGCCGGCGCCCCCGATCACAGGGTGA
- a CDS encoding ABC transporter permease, whose product MPEQPLLTKDREPRSDPTAEAGPTKTRATGRRATGRRATGRFAAGWIGRALPRTGRAIGPWVVPLLVLAVWQTTARTGALPPRILPAPEAVLRAGTDLAATGELQHHILTSLRRIAQGFALGAATGLLLGFGVGMSKAAEILLDRSLQMVRTIPHLALVPLMIAWFGIGEEPKVLLVALGTFFPVYLNTVTGIRGVDPKLLQLGRSYGLGRWRLVRDIAIPGAMPTVLAGIRYSLGVAWMTLVVAETISADDGIGYLAQDARQLLRTDQIVLAILLYALAGLFADLLTRLIERKVLRWHPNYRRPGSR is encoded by the coding sequence ATGCCCGAGCAGCCGCTGCTCACCAAGGACCGGGAACCGCGCTCGGATCCCACGGCCGAGGCCGGTCCCACAAAAACCCGCGCCACCGGACGACGTGCCACCGGACGACGTGCCACCGGACGATTCGCCGCCGGGTGGATCGGCCGGGCACTGCCGCGCACCGGCCGCGCGATCGGCCCCTGGGTCGTGCCACTGCTGGTCTTGGCGGTGTGGCAGACCACCGCACGAACCGGTGCCCTCCCGCCGCGGATCCTGCCCGCTCCCGAGGCGGTCCTGCGGGCGGGCACCGACCTGGCCGCCACCGGCGAACTCCAGCACCACATCCTCACCAGCCTGCGGCGCATCGCCCAGGGATTCGCCCTGGGCGCGGCCACCGGCCTGCTGCTGGGGTTCGGGGTCGGGATGTCGAAGGCGGCCGAGATCCTCCTCGACCGCTCCCTGCAGATGGTGCGCACCATCCCGCACCTGGCTCTGGTGCCGCTGATGATCGCCTGGTTCGGCATCGGGGAGGAGCCGAAGGTCCTGCTGGTGGCGCTGGGCACGTTCTTCCCCGTCTACCTCAACACCGTCACCGGCATCCGCGGTGTGGACCCCAAGCTGCTGCAACTCGGGCGTTCCTACGGGCTGGGCCGGTGGCGCCTGGTGCGCGACATCGCCATCCCCGGGGCCATGCCCACCGTTCTGGCCGGTATCCGCTACTCCCTGGGGGTCGCCTGGATGACCCTCGTCGTCGCCGAGACCATCTCGGCCGACGACGGGATCGGCTACCTCGCCCAGGACGCCCGCCAGCTTCTGCGCACCGACCAGATCGTGCTCGCCATCCTGCTGTACGCGCTGGCCGGCCTGTTCGCCGATCTCCTCACCAGGCTCATCGAAAGGAAGGTGCTGCGATGGCACCCCAACTACCGCCGTCCGGGGTCCCGGTGA
- a CDS encoding VOC family protein — protein MAITGLGHTGLWVYDLPRMRDFYERVMGLTVTDEDEELQIVFFSARPDEEHHEFVLQTGRTSPIGDKQQHQISWRVESLEDLRAFHRRFQEEGVKVQQEVTHGNAFGIYFFDPEGNRNEVYLRIERDVRQPFRKSIDFGLSPEEIHAEAERLLGDGGNAYQPVQ, from the coding sequence ATGGCTATCACCGGACTCGGACACACCGGACTGTGGGTGTACGACCTGCCGAGGATGCGGGACTTCTACGAGCGCGTCATGGGTCTGACCGTGACCGACGAGGACGAGGAACTGCAGATCGTGTTCTTCAGCGCCCGGCCCGATGAGGAACACCACGAGTTCGTCCTCCAGACCGGCCGCACGTCGCCCATCGGCGACAAGCAGCAGCATCAGATCTCCTGGCGTGTCGAATCCCTGGAAGACCTGCGGGCCTTCCACCGGCGCTTCCAGGAGGAGGGCGTCAAGGTGCAGCAGGAAGTGACCCACGGCAACGCCTTCGGCATCTACTTCTTCGACCCCGAGGGCAACCGCAACGAGGTCTACCTGCGCATCGAGCGCGACGTCCGCCAGCCCTTCCGCAAGTCCATCGACTTCGGCCTCTCGCCCGAGGAGATCCATGCCGAAGCCGAGAGACTGCTCGGTGACGGCGGTAACGCCTACCAGCCCGTGCAGTAG
- a CDS encoding fumarylacetoacetate hydrolase family protein has product MAEGTRAARRDGESYVLLPHSDVGGLLTSGENWLEAAAAADGERLTGTEVEFAPVVPHPNKIICLGLNYATHIKEMGRDTPRYPTLFAKYDGSLIGAHDPITLPKVSGTVDWEAELAFVIGRAARHVPRSDALGFVAGYSVANDVTVREYQRRTREFLAGKTFEGTTPIGPELVTADEFGGKEPDLEIRCEVDGEVMQHSRTSDLLFGIADIVAYVSGIITLLPGDVICTGTPGGVGDGRDPKVYLKEGQTLRTVVEGLGETVNVCVREARV; this is encoded by the coding sequence ATGGCCGAGGGAACCCGGGCGGCCAGACGCGACGGGGAGTCCTATGTACTGCTCCCCCACTCCGATGTGGGCGGCCTGCTCACCTCAGGGGAGAACTGGCTCGAGGCGGCCGCCGCGGCCGATGGTGAGCGGCTGACCGGTACCGAGGTCGAGTTCGCTCCGGTGGTACCCCACCCGAACAAAATCATCTGCCTCGGGCTGAACTACGCCACGCACATCAAGGAGATGGGGCGGGACACGCCCCGGTATCCCACGCTGTTCGCGAAGTACGACGGTTCCCTCATCGGCGCACACGACCCCATCACCCTGCCGAAGGTCAGCGGCACGGTCGACTGGGAGGCGGAGCTGGCGTTCGTGATCGGCCGGGCCGCCCGCCACGTGCCCAGGAGCGACGCTCTGGGCTTCGTCGCCGGCTACAGCGTCGCCAACGACGTGACGGTGCGCGAATACCAGCGACGCACCCGCGAGTTCCTGGCCGGCAAGACATTCGAGGGGACCACCCCGATCGGTCCCGAGCTGGTGACCGCCGACGAGTTCGGCGGCAAGGAGCCGGACCTGGAGATCCGCTGCGAGGTGGACGGCGAGGTGATGCAGCACTCCCGCACGTCCGACCTGCTGTTCGGCATCGCTGACATCGTCGCGTACGTCAGCGGCATCATCACGTTGCTGCCGGGCGATGTCATCTGCACCGGCACACCGGGTGGGGTCGGCGACGGCCGTGACCCCAAGGTCTACCTCAAGGAAGGCCAGACCCTGCGCACCGTCGTCGAGGGCCTGGGCGAGACGGTGAACGTGTGCGTCAGGGAGGCCCGGGTCTGA
- a CDS encoding YigZ family protein has translation MQERYRTVAREGVHEIEINRSRFLCTLAPAASEREAQEVIQRIRKEHPTATHNCFAYVIGADGGVQKASDDGEPGGTAGVPMLQMLLRREVRYVVAVVTRYYGGVKLGAGGLIRAYGGAVGEALDALGTVTRQRFRLVTVTVDHQRAGKLENDLRATGRAVREVRYAEAVTIELGLPEADVAAFRDWLADTTAGTAVLELGGEAYQDM, from the coding sequence ATGCAGGAGCGGTACCGGACGGTCGCGCGCGAAGGCGTGCACGAGATCGAGATCAACCGATCGCGCTTCCTCTGCACGCTCGCGCCCGCCGCGAGTGAGCGGGAGGCGCAGGAGGTCATCCAGCGCATCAGGAAGGAACACCCCACCGCCACCCACAACTGCTTCGCCTATGTCATCGGTGCGGACGGCGGTGTGCAGAAGGCGAGCGACGACGGGGAGCCGGGCGGTACGGCCGGCGTGCCGATGCTTCAGATGCTGCTGCGCCGCGAGGTCCGGTACGTGGTGGCCGTGGTCACCCGCTACTACGGGGGCGTGAAGCTCGGCGCGGGCGGTCTGATCCGGGCCTACGGCGGCGCGGTCGGCGAGGCGCTGGACGCCCTGGGCACCGTCACCCGGCAGCGGTTCCGGCTGGTGACCGTCACCGTCGACCACCAGCGGGCCGGAAAGCTGGAGAACGATCTGCGGGCGACGGGACGGGCGGTCCGGGAGGTGCGCTACGCCGAGGCCGTGACGATCGAACTGGGGCTGCCGGAGGCGGATGTGGCCGCCTTCCGCGACTGGCTGGCGGATACCACCGCCGGGACCGCCGTCCTGGAGCTGGGCGGCGAGGCGTACCAGGACATGTGA
- a CDS encoding hemerythrin domain-containing protein has translation MADRSGSGAIGGEDDVVALLMRQHGDIRNLFDEVERATGDQRQDAFRRLVRLLAVHETAEEEVVHPVARRSFDGGEGVVEDRLREERQAKEKLSRLDEMDTGSPEFLPLLRELRTEVMEHARAEERYEFIQLRRRTDPGQLATMAKAVRAAEAMAPTRPHPGAETAAKNIALGPMAATIDRARDTVRKAMGKEG, from the coding sequence GTGGCAGACCGATCCGGATCCGGCGCCATCGGCGGCGAGGACGATGTGGTGGCGCTGCTGATGCGCCAGCACGGCGATATCCGCAACCTCTTCGACGAGGTGGAGCGGGCCACCGGCGACCAGCGGCAGGACGCCTTCCGCAGGCTCGTCCGGCTGCTGGCCGTCCATGAGACCGCGGAGGAGGAGGTCGTCCACCCGGTGGCGCGCCGCTCCTTCGACGGTGGTGAGGGGGTGGTGGAAGACCGTCTGCGGGAGGAGCGGCAGGCCAAGGAGAAGCTCAGCCGGCTCGACGAGATGGACACCGGCTCCCCCGAGTTCCTGCCGCTGCTCAGGGAGCTGCGCACCGAGGTCATGGAACACGCGCGGGCCGAGGAGCGCTACGAGTTCATCCAGCTGCGGCGGCGTACCGACCCCGGTCAGCTCGCCACCATGGCCAAGGCGGTCAGGGCGGCCGAGGCGATGGCCCCGACCCGGCCGCACCCGGGCGCGGAGACGGCGGCGAAGAACATCGCCCTGGGGCCGATGGCCGCCACGATCGACCGCGCCCGGGACACGGTCCGCAAGGCCATGGGGAAGGAGGGCTGA
- a CDS encoding plasmid stabilization protein — protein sequence MPAGSSRKRERQYEHIKEGAEQRGASSGRAKEMAARTVNKERARSGESKTASKTSTQDRKSAPQRGGQRSGNRTGPKGPTRDQLYNEAKQRGIEGRSNMTKDQLAKALGR from the coding sequence ATGCCCGCAGGATCCAGCCGTAAGCGTGAACGGCAGTACGAGCACATCAAGGAAGGCGCCGAGCAGCGCGGAGCCTCCAGCGGCCGGGCGAAGGAGATGGCCGCCCGCACGGTCAACAAGGAGCGCGCCCGCTCGGGAGAGTCCAAGACCGCCAGCAAGACCTCGACGCAGGACCGGAAGTCGGCGCCGCAGCGTGGCGGCCAGCGCTCCGGCAACCGGACCGGCCCCAAGGGCCCGACCCGCGATCAGCTGTACAACGAGGCGAAGCAGCGGGGCATCGAGGGCCGCTCGAACATGACCAAGGACCAGCTGGCCAAGGCACTTGGCCGCTGA
- a CDS encoding GntR family transcriptional regulator produces MTTSRGGGDAGGHYTRIRQSIVGGQAPPGTVLIPAALSAQYNVSRTPVREALIRLEQEGLVRQATRGYVVRARTPEEILEICEARIALESSAAQAAATRRTELDLARLVHVHESTAASSDPGELRALNHEWHLALREAGHNATIAELMDRLDAQLKVYDADTSAATDHPDNLKLILEEHTGILDAVRRRDAEAARDRMIEHQSRTRDLRIGALARSGSGLRGATPPS; encoded by the coding sequence GTGACCACTTCACGGGGAGGTGGGGATGCGGGTGGCCACTACACCCGGATCCGGCAGAGCATCGTCGGCGGGCAGGCACCGCCCGGAACCGTCCTGATCCCCGCGGCCCTCAGCGCGCAGTACAACGTCTCCCGCACCCCGGTGCGGGAGGCCCTGATCAGGCTCGAGCAGGAGGGCCTGGTGCGGCAGGCGACCCGGGGCTATGTGGTCCGCGCCCGCACCCCGGAGGAAATCCTGGAGATCTGCGAGGCGCGCATCGCGCTGGAGTCCTCGGCCGCGCAGGCCGCCGCCACCCGCCGGACCGAACTCGACCTCGCCCGCCTCGTCCACGTCCACGAGAGCACCGCGGCGTCCTCGGACCCCGGCGAACTGCGGGCGCTGAACCACGAGTGGCATCTGGCGCTGCGCGAGGCGGGCCACAACGCCACCATCGCCGAACTGATGGACCGTCTGGACGCCCAGTTGAAGGTCTACGACGCCGACACCTCCGCGGCCACCGACCACCCGGACAACCTCAAGCTGATCCTCGAGGAACACACCGGGATCCTGGACGCGGTGCGCCGCCGCGACGCGGAGGCGGCCCGCGACCGCATGATCGAGCATCAGAGCCGCACCCGTGACCTGCGCATCGGAGCCCTGGCCCGGTCGGGCAGCGGTCTGCGGGGCGCTACTCCTCCGTCCTGA
- a CDS encoding NAD(P)/FAD-dependent oxidoreductase produces the protein MKLYDVIIVGAGHAGCAVATHLRGYGFDGTILLIGEEPVLPYQRPPLSKARLTPHADPKPLELYPASVYADGRIELLLGSRVEAADVHARFVDLADGTRVGWRRLVLATGAAPLVPPLPGVELPQVHVLRDVQDAAGLAAAFGPRRRLVVVGGGYLGLEVAATARGFGTEVTVVEARSQVLARVAGAEVASFLERYHRSRGVVVRTDAQVQAISGMRQGQTAAVQLSDGTQLECDAVLLAVGASPRDALAGRAGLVCDGGIPVDVSGATAIADVYAIGDVTVRPVPQYGLRTRLESVHSANEQARRAAAAICGATPREPETPWFWSDQFDLKIQIAGIRTEADTAVVRGDPRRPGFAVFHVRGDRLRAVEAVNAPREFALGRKLISEDVPVSASALADSAVPLRDAVVGTDPTTPG, from the coding sequence GTGAAGCTTTATGATGTGATCATCGTCGGCGCCGGCCACGCCGGGTGTGCCGTGGCGACGCACCTACGCGGGTACGGGTTCGACGGGACGATCCTGTTGATCGGAGAAGAGCCCGTCCTGCCCTACCAGCGTCCGCCGCTTTCGAAAGCACGGCTCACGCCGCATGCCGACCCCAAGCCTCTCGAGCTGTATCCCGCCTCCGTCTACGCCGACGGGCGCATCGAGCTACTGCTTGGCAGCAGGGTCGAAGCGGCTGATGTCCACGCACGTTTCGTCGACCTGGCGGACGGCACACGGGTCGGCTGGCGTCGCCTGGTGCTCGCCACCGGTGCCGCACCCTTGGTCCCTCCCCTGCCGGGAGTGGAACTGCCGCAGGTCCACGTGTTGCGGGACGTCCAGGACGCGGCCGGACTGGCTGCGGCCTTCGGGCCACGCCGGCGTCTCGTTGTCGTCGGGGGAGGCTATCTGGGCCTTGAGGTGGCCGCCACTGCCCGCGGATTCGGGACCGAGGTGACCGTTGTCGAGGCTCGGAGCCAGGTCTTGGCTCGGGTGGCCGGCGCCGAAGTCGCCTCCTTCCTGGAGCGGTACCACCGATCGCGGGGTGTTGTCGTGCGGACCGACGCTCAGGTTCAGGCAATCAGCGGCATGCGACAAGGGCAGACGGCAGCGGTTCAGCTGTCGGACGGAACACAGCTGGAGTGCGACGCCGTCCTCCTGGCCGTAGGAGCGTCCCCGCGTGACGCACTGGCCGGCCGAGCCGGCCTGGTATGCGACGGCGGCATCCCCGTCGATGTGTCCGGAGCCACCGCCATCGCCGACGTCTACGCCATCGGAGATGTCACCGTGCGCCCCGTCCCCCAATACGGCCTCCGTACGAGGTTGGAGAGCGTTCACAGCGCCAACGAACAGGCCCGCCGCGCCGCCGCGGCCATCTGCGGCGCGACTCCGCGCGAGCCCGAAACCCCCTGGTTCTGGTCAGACCAGTTCGATCTGAAGATACAGATCGCAGGAATCAGGACAGAAGCGGACACCGCGGTCGTTCGCGGAGACCCGCGGCGACCGGGATTCGCGGTCTTCCATGTGAGGGGCGACCGACTCCGCGCGGTCGAAGCCGTCAACGCTCCCCGGGAATTCGCGCTGGGGCGCAAGCTCATCAGCGAGGACGTGCCCGTATCCGCCTCAGCCCTGGCGGACTCGGCTGTGCCCCTCCGTGACGCGGTTGTCGGGACGGACCCGACCACGCCCGGATGA